A DNA window from Pungitius pungitius chromosome 1, fPunPun2.1, whole genome shotgun sequence contains the following coding sequences:
- the LOC119222229 gene encoding complement receptor type 2-like, with product MRDVAGNFLLLSFALLASGQVPEDCSAPPEYPHTRLLKKFTGTRRFSSGDKVHYGCPEDSAPSGGSRAVWCHAGKWTKLTLKCERISCGNAGELPNGEFQYEGDTFVGEKVYAVCKEGYTLKGFNNYMTCKASGWTGEFPSCVEGETTCPPPAVTHSVNRTGGEVPAHRAGDQVTVSCAQGFQLDGAPRITCGPGGLWRPAPPRCLSLPDESPPPADGGPPPPPPPPAAGRCGVPVTGRHSNADLADRFFGTESFAPGDRVHYVCDVGHVRAGGSRYRTCVEGKWTPLLLRCERKPCGSAGEIPNGQFVYSGVTFGDKATAVCDGGYRLVGQATRNCMSGGWDGRVPVCEAVVCAEPPEETNAVSPGPRESGYTYRTVIPYHCPVGSLIGKRNIWCTEDGTWSDPPPQCREITCPDPNVPHAYWRGRQYKLFQDRDTVLIHCYPGYTQTGPRAVTCGAEGWSPGLPKCTRSLFNRRRS from the exons ATGAGGGACGTCGCGGGGAACTTTCTGCTTTTATCGTTTGCCTTACTCGCTTCCG gTCAAGTCCCAGAGGACTGCTCGGCCCCGCCGGAGTATCCTCACACGCGACTACTGAAGAAGTTCACTGGCACGCGCAGGTTCTCCAGCGGGGACAAGGTGCACTACGGCTGCCCGGAGGACTCCGCTCCGTCCGGGGGGAGCAGAGCCGTGTGGTGCCACGCTGGGAAATGGACCAAGCTCACCCTGAAGTGCGAAA GGATATCATGTGGCAACGCCGGGGAGCTTCCTAACGGAGAGTTCCAGTACGAGGGGGACACGTTCGTCGGGGAGAAGGTTTATGCCGTCTGCAAAGAGGG ATACACTTTGAAAGGATTCAACAACTACATGACCTGCAAGGCGTCGGGCTGGACCGGTGAATTCCCGTCCTGTGTAG AGGGAGAgaccacctgccccccccctgccgtgACCCACTCCGTGAACCGTACCGGGGGAGAGGTCCCCGCGCACCGGGCCGGAGACCAGGTGACCGTCTCGTGCGCTCAGGGTTTCCAGCTGGACGGAGCTCCGCGCATCACCTGTGGACCCGGTGGCCTGTGGCGGCCTGCGCCCCCCCGCTGCCTGTCCCTACCCGACGAAAGCCCGCCCCCCGCCGACGGcgggcccccccctcctcctcctccccccgcagcAGGGCGATGCGGCGTCCCGGTCACCGGCCGCCACTCCAACGCCGACCTCGCCGACAGGTTCTTCGGGACCGAGTCCTTCGCCCCCGGGGACAGAGTCCACTACGTGTGCGACGTGGGGCACGTTCGCGCGGGCGGCAGCAGGTACCGCACGTGCGTGGAGGGGAAGTGGACCCCACTGCTGCTCCGGTGTGAAC GAAAGCCGTGCGGCTCCGCGGGAGAGATCCCGAACGGCCAGTTCGTGTATTCAGGAGTGACGTTTGGGGACAAGGCCACGGCGGTGTGCGATGGGGG CTATCGTCTCGTAGGACAGGCAACCAGAAACTGCATGAGTGGCGGCTGGGACGGACGCGTTCCTGTCTGCGAAG CTGTTGTCTGTGCGGAGCCTCCAGAAGAGACCAACGCGGTATCGCCGGGCCCTCGGGAGTCTGGTTACACGTACAGGACTGTGATTCCCTATCATTGTCCTGTGGGATCGCTGATCggaaaaaggaacatttggTGCACCGAGGACGGGACGTGGAGTGATCCTCCTCCTCAATGCAGAG AAATAACGTGTCCGGATCCAAATGTGCCTCATGCCTACTGGAGGGGACGTCAATACAAGCTGTTCCAGGACCGGGACACCGTGCTGATCCATTGTTACCCCGGCTACACACAGACCGGGCCCAGAGCCGTTACCTGTGGTGCTGAAGGATGGTCACCTGGCCTCCCTAAATGCACAC ggAGTCTCTTCAACCGGAGGAGATCATGA